The following DNA comes from Cyprinus carpio isolate SPL01 chromosome A4, ASM1834038v1, whole genome shotgun sequence.
GTTCTTGTAacttattactttatttaattgtCTCTAGATCAAAATGGTTCCGACTCATCACCAGCTGAACCTGTGACTGACAGTGCTGACATACATATAGTGGATCTGCAGCAGTTCAGACCCCTTGGCGGAGTCTTCTACTTTGATGTTTTCCATCTTCCGCCCCAGTCTCACACAGTGAGGGGCTGGGAAATGAGAGAGGTACATCATTGGATGGAATCTGGGACAGTCTGAAAGAGACCATAAAGAATAATATGCATTAATTGTAATTTACTGTTGTGCTTCATCATAGCTGTTAGAAACCGGTCTCCAGGTCTTCCCCTATCCCACAGAGCAGACTCGCGTTCAGAGCTCTACCTCAGCTAGGCTGGATGAACACAGTAGCACTGTTGCCTCATTGCCTGTAGGGGTCACTGTAGCTCTGCCTGACTCAGTAATGTTTCTGGAGGATCCACATGTGGCACATTGGGATCCTATCGGTGAACAATTGACACTACATATACATAGCATCAGATTTTGTCTTATATAAAGACAAGTCTCTGCTTTAAAGCCTCCCTGTTATATTCACATCTTAGTATTTTACCTCTTGCTTGTTATTGGACATTGTTTTCTGCAGGTCAGCACTGGCGGGCAGACTGCATTACTGATGCATCTTATGACACAGAGACCCACAGCATATCCTTTAAGATGAACACATTCTCTGCCTTCACATTACTGCAGGAGTCATATGCTAACATGCCTTTCCAGTCATGGGAGCTGAGGCCTCTCCACCAAGACTCCGCTTTGTTCACAATCACTGGAGCTCTTATTGAAGTCAGCATCACTGTCAAGGCAAGAGAGGCCctgtacaaaaatacacatttgacaaaaaaagatatctactttaaaacagaaatgtagAAAATTTCTGTATTCATGCTGTTTGATTAAAGGGTTTTGAAAACTGTATAgtatacacacaatttttttcaacaaattacaaatatcatgaattacaTAATGATTATCAGAAATTCCGCACCATATTAAATTTTACCTGAACTAGCTTTGCCTTGCCAAAAAAGGAACAAATTACCTGATGTTTGttcttacatttaaaattattgacCTTGATAGACAGTCTGAAGGGGTCCgctctataatttttttttcctgcatgtttaTGCATGTTCATTgcacatgactttgatttggaggtcagaaatgtttcaaatattaGCAGTGAAAAAGTTAACATATCACTGTATAGATGCACTCAAATTACTGCatgtttgaattacatttttatatatattttttgaataaattaatggaTCCAAAAACAGCATCTCATCATTGAGCCATTTCATTTATCTAAGACCAACAGTATGCCATCAGTTCAAGTCCAGGCTGTTTTCGATACATACCGAAGGCTacaaattttttttctctctgtgtgcaTCACGAGTACTGATTGATAGCTTTTTGTTTCTAGGTAAGCAATGTATGCTGCACATGGAGGAAACAAAGAACCTAGATCATCTTCTAGGGAAGTGGATGAGCCCCTCAGAACTGCAAAAGGCCATGCAGAGAGCTGGAATCAATGTATTTGTGAATGAGTATTCAGACAAATACGTCAGCATCAACCCAAAGGTAACCAAGGGGCTGAATGGGCTTATggtcttaaaaatattttctgtattggcactgatggttccatgaagaacgtTTAATATGAAGTAGAATAAAAAGTCTATTGCACAAAAAGTGGtcttcaaaaggttctttagattattaaaatgctcCTAACACCAAGCAAAAAAATGGTTCTTATGTGGCATTGATGTGGAACCCTTCTTTTGGAAAAGCTTAGAGTTCTTTAACTGATTCCTTTTTAAATGGACCAGTCATAGAAACCCATGACGTTACAACTTTGAGCTtacctaaatatatttttatccatattttttccatttctagGACCCATTAATAGAGCACACAGTGTATGAACAAATGGCTCTTATGTCCTCAGCCGTGGCTTTTTCCTGGAGCCGCTGGAACTCACAATGCGGACAAGAGCACCTTGTTCTTCAGGTACGTCATACACTCTGACAGACTGACTGAAGCACTATTAAACTACTGTACAGACGTTCTTTGTAAGCAGGCGGTACCTTTGACCTTTTACGTTTTGACTCTGTAGGCATGTGAACAATTGGAGGCGGGGCCTGTGGCTGAGGAGGAATGGTCTCTTTACCTGCTGGGTGCTCAGAGGAACCAGCATCTGAAGATGAAGGAGCATGATGACAGCTTCTCTCCTGAGCTGACCGAGGGCAGCGAGTTCCACTCCACCTTTCTGCACATGCTCAGACAGGACATGAGCACCGAGGGCCAAGCCAGAGTCCGTCAGTCTCACTATCTCTACACAGACACAGTACAGAGGCTTCTGTGTGCAACACGTGTCCTCACATATTCCTGAGAAAAGAAAGCATACGCATCCAGAAAGactacacgcacacacactaatATCTAAAACATCTGATATCTGTTTTGAACAGTCATTGCAACATCTTGATATGCTGAGATGTAATAAAACCCTGTAAACTTCTTTATAGGCAGGTGGACTCAAATGATACTCttgaatgattatttataacataagtaataaatatacagtacatatacacaatagatagatagacagataccaCCACATAGGAAATGAGAGCATGTGCactttgaaattgaaaatgaaattgtTCCCAAATGCAGAATATTACAGAAactcttcttttaaaaacttttaaaaacaaacttcatTTCATCATAaactctatatatattattattttttttatttttttaagctgaaATGTAACTCGGACATGTTTGGTGAGATTCTCCTCGATTTATAGATTGTTATACTCATGTTGAATTAGGTGCCATttggaaataattaatttaattcattttatatcaCCAGCTTTGGATGAACAACTAAAATAAGAACACACCCAAACATGAGTATTTATTACACATACTGACTGAAGCTTTATGAACAATTTAGCTTGTTTTGCACAGTAAATAGTGAGATTAATTGGATCAGTTTCTTTTATTGTGCAAAGTTTCTCTCACCCCTCTTTGGAACATACAAAAGTATATGAACTTTTTACAATAAACACCAAACCAACAGCTTTATGAGAATTAAAAACCATGTGTTtgtaacaattaataatattgaaaaaactCTACtgcataaaactgtaaaataataagttaacaaaaagaaaaaatataatttttaaaaatgtctcatcTCAATACTCTTTCAAACTGCCCATAAAAAATACACTGatcaatttcaaaatgtttaaaaaggcaGCCTTTTCGGGCAACCGATATATGATGTCTGAAGTTCACATTGTTGCAGTCTGCTCATCTCACTCCTATCCAAATATCCACCTTGTGACTGGCTGGCACCGATGGTCTCATAAAAGTGCTTATTACATACACTGCCAACACTACGAGTTGTGTACACAGCATCCAAGCAGTCTGCATTTTTCAGCATATCTCTCTCGAGACACCCACTTTTCTTTTTACCTTCGGTAAGAAATGGTCACAAAGTGTTCTGTTAGAAAGACAGGTGGTAGTGTTGCATCACAGCTCTTGTAGCCAGAGTTTTTGCTGAATGTCAGGACCGGCCACTGCAGCCTTGCCGATCCCCCTGGTGTCACACAGGGGGCTGGCCGTTGTGCCTCAGCCCAGTATAGGGCCACAGAAGCTGCTGGATGGTCATCCAGGAGTCCCCAGTGCCCACAGGTGCTGCATCTACTGCAGGCTGCATCATCAGGCTCGCCAACAGAGCCAGTAGAACAGCTAGAACAACAAGCAAGGCCACCCAAATCCAGATTCCCCTGGTGCCTCTGGACACTGCAGGCCTCCCCTCCATCAGACTGGGAGGAGCTTGATCTGTTGGGCTGGGGCTGGGACTGGGATGGAGAGTGAAAGAAACATTTAAAGAGGAAAGTACAACAGCATACCTTCAGCATACCATCTTTTCTTATGCTAAATCAGGAAGGAGCAAGTAAAATGTTCATGTCATTGTAATGAGCACTTTATATATCCTTAGCCCAGAAACATACTCTGTCCAAGCACATAAACGCAACAGTGTGGTTTCATCGTACATATTTAGCAGGCAATCAGTTTACATAGCTAGAAGCACTGGCATACACATACTTGTGTAGAGTATGTTATGGGCCCTATTTTCATTAGAAAACAGCATgtcataaaatgataaaaaaaatatataaaaaaatcagtcTGAATAGGTAAGACGGCTGAGGCGACCTGAAGAGAAAACACTGAACATTCAGAGCAATGTGAAAGATGACAGCTGTTGCTGAAAGCAATGTTTGACAAAGTACATGATAAACAAGACAAACAGGAATGTTTCGATGTTTCAAGACAAACAGGAGTTCTGTGATAGACTGATATACATTGGTTAGACAGAGTAGTTGGCCAATACTTGACCATTTTGAGGTCTGCCAATAACTGACTGGCTGATTAACAGAAGCAGCCATTGTTAAttgcctttgatttttttttaattatatacacacacaccacccttcaaaagcttggagtctgtaagattttgtttttgaaagaattaagCTCTCCAAGgctacatttgattaaaaaacactgtaaatacagtattattgtaaaatattattacaacttaaaataatttatattttaatacattttaaaatgtaatttattcctgtgatggcaaagctggattttcagttTTCGGTGTTACAAAATCCTctagaaaccattctaatatgctgatttgatgctcatcAGACATTtcttaacaatattaaaaagtttttttttttttttttttgtgtggaaacctttaaacatttttttttctgtattctttaaataaaaagttcaaaataacattttaaataacattctaaatgttttactgtcatttttgcttagttggactccaaacttttgaacatataTCTCTGTCTTGCTCTCCATTTATCGGTCTATCACTTATTCCGTTTAAGAAAATACCACATCAGCACAGCACACAACTCTGGGATCAGAGTACATTGCCAAATGCCCTCAACTGTCCACCAATGTGGGGGAAAAACAGATTTAAGAACTTTGTCTTCTCTCTGAAACCACAGATGGGCTGCTTAGCTCATTTGCTGTAAACCGAAGCAGAAGACATGCAGTGTGTCAGCACTGGTTTCATTTTTCCGCTGAAGAGAAAGCAAAGCTGATTAACTTTGTGGGTGTCCATAATTAAAGTTAGATTTTCTTAGCTTAGCCTCAGGAGAAAAAGGCAGTGACATTCTTGACAGAAAACCCTCGATTTGTAGTAGATAATGCCTGAATGCTGTAGCAGAGAATAATGGAGGCGGGAGGTACACTAACGTCTTATTTGGCATTATGAAGGAGGTGATTTTGATGCCTAGTTCTGTTATGCTACTCCTTCTTTCCTCTGGTTCTTCTTTCCGCTCCTCCTCTGAGTGAGAGTCTGTGTCATATCCATACCTGTGCAAAGTTCACAGTGCACTGAGTGTCCACCATCTTGGCTCAAAGCCTTTACTGTGGCTCTACATCACATGACCTTTTGATGGCACATGAGCTTTATGGTTTTGACATGAAATCAGTGCGAAAGACGAAAGGTGCACAACAGATCTTCACGCGTGACCTTACCTATTCATCAGAGTGGGCTCATCTATGTCGGCCCAAGTACCAGAGCTAATGAAGCGCTTTAGTGGTGGCCTCTTGGCTGCCATGTTCCTGTAAAGCGGTCGACACACAACCATGACATCCTTTCTCTTGTGCAAAGACGAGCACACAGTATTATAAAACCAACTGGCATGTGACTCTAATAAAGCATGGCGCCAACAACGGCAAAGTCATGGGTTCCATTTCCAGAGAACCTGCTAATAGgtttataatttgaataaaagtatcagcCTTATGAATAAATCTTGTTCTGATAAGTTTTGGGTCACACAAACCCATTTTTTGGTGGACTAATACTGACAGGTAGGGCTCCGGTCGTGTTTTATAGACCATGCAATCTCaaaacagcttcagaacacttacCATGGTGATCGGCGGGAGAGTCTCTCTACCTCAGTTTCTGCCATGTCTTTGGGCTGTGAATTAGAAACCACAGTTTATTCAGATGTTCCACATGTTTTCTATCAAAAGCATCTCTGTAAGAAGAAACTGGACTCCTCACCATGTCAAAATGGGTCTGTCCTCCACTGCTGCGGGGAATAACTATACTGATGCGTCGGCTAGTGGTCTAAGGACAGAACacataaaaatcagtaaaaaattaACTGCAAGCAGAATTAACGATTTTGAAGTGGGGTGTTTTGTGCCTTAActcactttaaaaatgtttgcggTTGACTGCTTCTTGTTTCTGATATCATCTGCAATCACAAAAGAAAACCCATGTGATAGACAAAAGAGACtgataatacacttttttttttccttttttttttttttttacaagtattttgttttaataaggaTAATATCAACTTACCCCGCTCAGTGTGGGATCCAAAGGACCTCTCATTCGGTGTGAGGTTCTCCCTGAGCTCCAGCAGCTCTGTGTGCTCCTTGGTGTACATCCTCTTCAAGTTCTCCACATGTTGAATCATCACCTCCACCGTTTTACCCACTCTGGTCTCCTACACATGCAAGGAAATTAAGATGTAAACAAGCAAGCATCTTTGTTAACTTTGGCTCTAGAGGGCCATTTCAGCACTCTGAAGGGCTTGAGTAAACACACAAACCTGATGAATGGCCCCGAGCATCTCTGAACGGCTGGACACTCTGGTCATGGATTGGATGAGGACTTCCAGGTTCTTCTGCAGACGATGGATGATCTCCATGGACTGGTTATCTTCCTCACACCGTGGAATCAGGGCCTATAtaacaaaacagttttatgttCAAGCTACTTGTTCATAGGAATTCAGGtcaaattttggaagaaatattttaataagaattttcgcaaatgcaaatataaaaaacattgtcCAGAGCAAAGTACTACTTGCTTGCATTGACAATTCACAATCATATATTTTTCTGATTTCATACCAGCAACAAGTTCATAAAATGACACCGACCTGCAGCAGACCTTTACAACTGTTCACTTCCTTCCGGACGTTCTCCTCAGCCAGGTCTCGTGAGCGTTCCTCCAGGCGTAGCCTCTTCTCCAGGGTGAACATGTCACATTTGAAGCCTAGAGAGAGTCGGTGGAACTCCGCCTGCCAGTAGAGCACATTGTAAACACTTTAGAAACATCACTgacaaaacatatttcagtttattCACTAGTTCAGAATCTAATCCAGGTCTGTATAAAACATCTTTATACCATTATAACAATTCTGCAGAATTCTTTGTAATTTCCTGATTATTATGAAAACGTAGGTGTTCAGATTTTGTGCCATTTCATATGAAGacaaccattattattattattattattatagcagtCTGCATATTCTTCGgcagtttatatatgtatgtatatgtatatgtgtatagttttcacattttaaaatatagttaccataaacatacatatacacttTATATTCAAATGGGActgagtggggaaaaaaaaaaacacctcacctCTATTTCTTTGTCACTTGGCGACAGGCTGCagaagaaatgcacatttcagatTAATGGGGACATGAATATGTCAAGTGAATCATGTGAAGTCATGCTTGAATCAGATTAAAATTTATGGATATAAATTCAGTACACAAAGCATTATAACCTGTTCTTGTCATCTTTGGTGGAATCGCTGGCATTTTCAGAGATAACGGATGCGTCACCTGAGGGAGGTAGAGGAGACTGACATTGAGGAAACACAAGCAGAACTAGATGAGAAAGAGGCAGACAGGGAGAGAGATTGTTTATCTACCTTCTTTTTCTGTCGCCACTGAAGGCTCACCATCCTCCTGAGCTTTTTGCTCCTCAATGGCTTCCATACTGCTCATTTCCTGTAAGAGGACCATTTCATTGTAAATGTACAACCCAGGCATGTCAACTTCAGCATATAGTTTACACTGGGTATCAGATGGCATGTTACGTTTATTAATAAGAACACAATtgcatgtaattaaaatgaaaatatttggtAAAGCAGGTAGAACCATATTCTCCAGgcttttgttgtattttgctGAGTTCGTAGATTCTAGTGAGAACTTCTCTTACCTTCTTGAGCTTGTTCCTCAGAGTCAGAGGGTCTTTTTTGGAGCCTTGCACAGCAGGGATTGATGGATGATTACCCTCACTGACTgtggggtcaaaggtcatgtcCTTCGCTTTTTCAGAAGGATCCTTTAATGAGTCAGCTGAGGCGGCTGAGCTGTCTGACTTGTCTTtgtctaaaaagaaaaataaagaaagacgATCCATAACCTAGTGAGCAGCCATgtgttaatgtatatttaattcaatACTAATAAACtgtgtaattaattttttgaagcattgcacagttctttttttttagcagcatgcTAACAACAAATTGACAAAGTCTCATGCACTGCCACTGATATGACGCACAAATTGCACACCAAAGGTAGTGCTATGAATCAGTTATGATTTTCCATGTATGTGGCAGATAGCAATGCAACTTACTAGTGTTATTATAAtgcagtatttattcatatttttaattagcttttatttttatatttttaatttaatattttagtaattttagaatGTTTTGGTATATTATGcatttgtatggttttttttttttttttttacatttatcttatATTTATCTCTGAGATTTCATAATTCTCACTATCAATTTCAAAACCATAGCAAAAGCCAAATTGCTattgaacatatttaaaaagcaaaacatgaatataaatagtaaaaaattaaattagaacaATGGCATGCAGCCTTTAAGTATTTGTCAATTATGAACACATTAATTTAAGTTTTCTTATGTAAAATATTCAAGTAatcagtcagtaaaaaaaaaaaaaaaaaaaaagttcctgattttctctttttcttgtcaATAATGTTCACagattcattttaatgtaaaaaataaacattggcAAATCTGTGTTTCCATTTATCAACTTCATTCTGACGAAGAAGTGTATTCAATTGCTGCACAAGCAGTTGTCAGAAGCAGCACATTTGACATCCCTATTTCAAAGGTCAACAGGGAACTTCCACAGGTGTATTTCATCCTACCTGGTGAGTTCACCCCAGATGACATCGACTCCGCCGCCTCTAGCATggcctcctcttcctctgctACTGGCAGCAAGAGACTCCTAAACgaataatt
Coding sequences within:
- the LOC109072381 gene encoding dynein axonemal intermediate chain 7-like isoform X1, whose translation is MPPKDGKSGKKKEGNISKAERERLQREADEQRRREEEEARVIAEREEIERLERERIEQEKQDLLELKDRERREDELNELRHILDENHSAVTAWESECRDKAKWERYMRCDGSPDPSVQPEINSFISLWREDSETQIQLVLENCALALHLTNELDFLLSEGPNPCVAQQYRETLLCLQSLIQIKLNLATEELLKSANSHSDIETGNMQTVVQDENITLCLWANLNKNPRFKGFWFEEVGLGFELPKPLAVHDIAVRILHTRYDHLSHHSEREQVQRRRSMMEAVLTPPTESSAAVQDRKMEGEGDEEESSKPVEEDSRSVRSESRKRSAVSVISAKEGRKSSSVKPLEEGETQMEEITTALEADQNGSDSSPAEPVTDSADIHIVDLQQFRPLGGVFYFDVFHLPPQSHTVRGWEMRELLETGLQVFPYPTEQTRVQSSTSARLDEHSSTVASLPVGVTVALPDSVMFLEDPHVAHWDPIGQHWRADCITDASYDTETHSISFKMNTFSAFTLLQESYANMPFQSWELRPLHQDSALFTITGALIEVSITVKGKQCMLHMEETKNLDHLLGKWMSPSELQKAMQRAGINVFVNEYSDKYVSINPKDPLIEHTVYEQMALMSSAVAFSWSRWNSQCGQEHLVLQACEQLEAGPVAEEEWSLYLLGAQRNQHLKMKEHDDSFSPELTEGSEFHSTFLHMLRQDMSTEGQARVRQSHYLYTDTVQRLLCATRVLTYS
- the LOC109072381 gene encoding dynein axonemal intermediate chain 7-like isoform X2, with the translated sequence MSGKKKEGNISKAERERLQREADEQRRREEEEARVIAEREEIERLERERIEQEKQDLLELKDRERREDELNELRHILDENHSAVTAWESECRDKAKWERYMRCDGSPDPSVQPEINSFISLWREDSETQIQLVLENCALALHLTNELDFLLSEGPNPCVAQQYRETLLCLQSLIQIKLNLATEELLKSANSHSDIETGNMQTVVQDENITLCLWANLNKNPRFKGFWFEEVGLGFELPKPLAVHDIAVRILHTRYDHLSHHSEREQVQRRRSMMEAVLTPPTESSAAVQDRKMEGEGDEEESSKPVEEDSRSVRSESRKRSAVSVISAKEGRKSSSVKPLEEGETQMEEITTALEADQNGSDSSPAEPVTDSADIHIVDLQQFRPLGGVFYFDVFHLPPQSHTVRGWEMRELLETGLQVFPYPTEQTRVQSSTSARLDEHSSTVASLPVGVTVALPDSVMFLEDPHVAHWDPIGQHWRADCITDASYDTETHSISFKMNTFSAFTLLQESYANMPFQSWELRPLHQDSALFTITGALIEVSITVKGKQCMLHMEETKNLDHLLGKWMSPSELQKAMQRAGINVFVNEYSDKYVSINPKDPLIEHTVYEQMALMSSAVAFSWSRWNSQCGQEHLVLQACEQLEAGPVAEEEWSLYLLGAQRNQHLKMKEHDDSFSPELTEGSEFHSTFLHMLRQDMSTEGQARVRQSHYLYTDTVQRLLCATRVLTYS